AAGGATTGCTAAAAGACATCAATCCTATTGACAAGACCATTTCGATTCGAGGTGCGAAATTTAAAGTTATCGGAGTGCTGAAAGAGAAAGGCTCAACCTTTGGCAACAGCCAAGATTTAAGGGTTTTAATTCCGATACAAGTGGCGCGTTCTTTGTTTACGGCACCCAATATCAATTATACGATGAGTGTTATGGTCAGCAAAAAAGAATTGCTGGATCAGGCTATTGATAATGCGACCAGCACGATGCGAAGAGTTCGAAAATTGAGTCCAATTCGGGATAATAATTTTGGAGTGGTGCGAAGCGATGATCTTATTAACCGAATTTTGGGGATTACAAAATACTTGGGTTGGGCTTCATGGATTATCAGTATTATAACAATTCTGGGGTCTTCGATTGCTTTAATGAATATCATGATTGTTTCGGTAACGGAACGTACTCGCGAGATTGGAGTTCGTAAAGCGTTGGGCGCCAAAAGAACAACTATTGCTTTTCAGTTTTTTATTGAAACCTTACTTATTGGCCAATTTGGCGGTTTGGTGGGAATTGTTTTAGGGATTCTGATTGGTTTTGGAATTTCAACAGCTATGAATTTTGTGTTTGTAATTCCGTGGGGCGCTATTTTAGCCGCCTTTGCAACTAGTTTTTCAGTAGCTATTGTTTCCGGATTATATCCTGCTTTAAAAGCCTCAAAACTTGACCCGATTGAAGCGTTGCGTTATGAGTAATGTAAATTCATTTGATACTTTATACCATTTAATAAAAAACGTCTTGATTGCTCAAGACGTTTTTTATGGCTTATTTTCTAAAGTTTTTTTGTTTCCAATCTAAACCTGTTAGCTGAAACTGGCTTTGGTCATTCTGTCGTTCCCGTAAATATCTTTTCTTAATTCGACCGTTTTGAAGTTCATTTTTTCGAGCAAATCAACCATTTCTTTACCTAAATACTGATTGATTTCAAAATACAATTGTCCGTTTGGCAAAAGATTTTTCTGTGCCAATTGGGCTATTTTTTTATAAAAAACTAAAGCATCATTATCGGCAACAAAAAGCGCTAAATGTGGTTCGTTTTCTAAAACATTTTTCTTGATTTCCTCTTTTTCTAAATTTCGAACATACGGAGGATTCGAAATAATGATATCAAACTGCTGGAGCAAATCTACGGTTTCCAGAATATTTTGATGGATAAAAGTAACATTCACCAAATTATTTGCTGCGTTTATTTTGGCTGTAGCCAAAGCATCTTCAGAAACATCTAATGCAAAAACAGTTGCATCGGGAAGATTTTTCGCCAATGAAATAGCGATACAACCACTTCCGGTTCCAATATCCAAAATTTTTACTTTTTGACTTTCGACTTTCGGTTTTTGACTTTCTAAAATCCATTCGACTAATTCCTCCGTTTCCGGCCTTGGAATCAAAACAGCAGCATTGACT
This region of Flavobacterium lacustre genomic DNA includes:
- a CDS encoding ABC transporter permease — protein: MFKLFKENIRIAFGSIRTQLLRTILTVLIIAIGITALVGILTVVSALENTISTDFASMGANTFNINQYENTTRNRGRDEREIINPIISYPEAVAFKNKFNYPFTETSLSFTATSSAEVKYESTKTDPEISIVGVDEHFITNSGLETSLGRNFTNFDIDNNTYVCIVGSDFEKGLLKDINPIDKTISIRGAKFKVIGVLKEKGSTFGNSQDLRVLIPIQVARSLFTAPNINYTMSVMVSKKELLDQAIDNATSTMRRVRKLSPIRDNNFGVVRSDDLINRILGITKYLGWASWIISIITILGSSIALMNIMIVSVTERTREIGVRKALGAKRTTIAFQFFIETLLIGQFGGLVGIVLGILIGFGISTAMNFVFVIPWGAILAAFATSFSVAIVSGLYPALKASKLDPIEALRYE
- the prmC gene encoding peptide chain release factor N(5)-glutamine methyltransferase encodes the protein MNIKEYRTQFIQELTPIYDAGEAESFFYLILEEKQQLKRIDLALHPDLVFSEEEIGVWNAILKQLKHEIPIQYLLGKTSFYGLDFEVNAAVLIPRPETEELVEWILESQKPKVESQKVKILDIGTGSGCIAISLAKNLPDATVFALDVSEDALATAKINAANNLVNVTFIHQNILETVDLLQQFDIIISNPPYVRNLEKEEIKKNVLENEPHLALFVADNDALVFYKKIAQLAQKNLLPNGQLYFEINQYLGKEMVDLLEKMNFKTVELRKDIYGNDRMTKASFS